In a single window of the Subtercola sp. PAMC28395 genome:
- a CDS encoding phage minor capsid protein: MTQQPPPNWQQYLATLLTAYITAEESLLGGVAGILRLTSPDRLSQLLALGRMRALSNGVVQQLFDADRLIGPLVSKAITAGTRSGMVEVRRAGVPPRRPFSTDLALIPEPFDFGMPHGIRSERAIRADLVSSLDDVKRRITRLPDDVYKLISPASAAGQVLGRGYTPAQAQAYAWQAYVKRGVAGFTDRSGRDWSLSAYVEMSVRTATLRAFNDAHLQVITATGSNLVIVSDDGHPCPLCFPWQNVVLAVVPDGKHPSIADAIAAGLMHPNCKHVWTIYIPGITVLPAPREWSDDDARLYKLTQQQRRLEREVRNAKKQLEYATDPATAADSRAAVRKAQANMRQFIDQTGFIRQSRREQVDLANDRLKLPA, from the coding sequence TTCTCCGGTTGACCTCACCTGACCGGTTGTCGCAACTGCTCGCGTTGGGCAGGATGCGGGCGCTGAGCAATGGTGTGGTGCAGCAACTGTTCGACGCTGACCGGCTGATCGGCCCGTTGGTGTCGAAAGCTATCACCGCGGGCACACGGTCTGGGATGGTCGAGGTTCGCCGTGCAGGTGTCCCACCGCGACGCCCGTTCAGCACCGACTTGGCGTTGATCCCTGAACCGTTCGACTTCGGGATGCCTCACGGTATCCGTTCTGAGCGGGCGATCCGCGCCGATCTCGTATCTTCCTTGGATGATGTGAAGCGGCGCATCACACGCCTACCCGATGATGTGTACAAACTCATCTCCCCGGCCAGCGCTGCAGGTCAGGTGTTGGGTCGCGGGTACACTCCAGCGCAGGCTCAGGCGTATGCGTGGCAGGCGTATGTGAAACGTGGTGTGGCAGGGTTCACGGACCGTTCCGGGCGTGACTGGTCGTTGAGCGCTTATGTCGAAATGTCTGTGCGTACGGCGACGCTGCGGGCGTTCAACGACGCACATTTGCAGGTCATCACCGCGACCGGCTCGAACCTTGTCATTGTGTCGGATGATGGCCACCCGTGCCCGTTGTGTTTCCCGTGGCAGAACGTTGTTCTCGCTGTCGTCCCGGATGGTAAACACCCGTCGATCGCTGACGCTATCGCGGCGGGTCTTATGCACCCGAACTGTAAGCATGTGTGGACGATCTACATTCCCGGCATCACGGTACTACCCGCACCGCGTGAGTGGTCTGATGACGACGCCCGACTGTACAAGCTCACACAGCAGCAACGCCGCCTGGAGCGTGAGGTCCGGAATGCGAAGAAGCAACTGGAGTACGCCACCGACCCTGCGACCGCAGCAGACTCGCGTGCCGCTGTCCGTAAAGCGCAAGCGAACATGCGCCAGTTCATCGACCAGACAGGGTTCATCCGCCAGTCACGGCGTGAACAGGTCGATCTCGCCAACGACCGTCTGAAACTACCCGCCTAA